A stretch of Zootoca vivipara chromosome 13, rZooViv1.1, whole genome shotgun sequence DNA encodes these proteins:
- the TMEM203 gene encoding transmembrane protein 203 codes for MLFSLRELVQWLGFAPLELLLQALALLAASALLVLKADGGESGEALSWWAVLAAFFAADGLSAYFSTIVSVRLFQDGEKRLAVLRLLWVLTLLSLKFVFEVLLGQKLAGQSRELWFGLLLSPVFILLQLLMIRACRVN; via the coding sequence ATGCTGTTCTCCCTCCGGGAGCTGGTTCAATGGCTGGGCTTCGCGCCCCTGGAGCTTCTCCTGCAGGCGCTGGCGCTGCTGGCCGCGTCGGCGCTGCTGGTGCTGAAGGCGGACGGCGGGGAGTCCGGGGAGGCGCTGAGCTGGTGGGCGGTGCTGGCGGCCTTCTTCGCGGCCGACGGGCTGAGCGCCTACTTCAGCACCATCGTGTCGGTGCGGCTCTTCCAGGACGGCGAGAAGCGGCTGGCGGTGCTGCGGCTGCTGTGGGTGCTGACGCTGCTGAGCCTCAAGTTCGTCTTCGAGGTGCTGCTGGGCCAGAAGCTGGCGGGCCAGAGCCGGGAGCTGTGGTTCGGGCTGCTGCTGTCGCCCGTCTTCATCCTCCTGCAGCTGCTGATGATCCGGGCCTGCAGGGTCAACTAG